A segment of the Desulfurococcus mucosus DSM 2162 genome:
CCCCAGGTGGTGCCTCTTCAGAGAGCACTGCCTCGGTGTCGGCGAATGATGGTGCTCGTAGTATACGACATAGCTGACAACGGGTTGAGGACCAGGATAGCCGAGGTCTTAAAGGACCACGGCCTTACCAGGATCCAGAAGAGTGCTTTCATAGGGGACTTAACGCCTCAGGAGAGGGAGACACTGGCTGAAAAGCTGTCTAGGCTACAGCTGGATGAGACCGATAGAATAGACATATTCCCGATCTGCGAGAGAGATTTGAAGATGCATATATTGGTGAGGAGGGGGCTTGTTGAGAGGAAGCTGGCTACTCGTTAGAGACCTCGAAGAGTACTTCTTCTGTCCCTTCGCCTTCTACCTATCCAGGGTGGCTGGAGAAGCCAGGGCACCCGGGCTCTGGAGCGAGGTAGGGAAGGATGTGCAGGCAGAGCTATCCAGCCATGTTGAATCCAGGTACAAGGTTATCGGGAGAGAAGTGTTCTTGGAGAGCGTGAGGCTACGTTTAAGGGGTAGGGTGGACTACGTAGTGGAGTTGCATGGGCTGCCAGCCCCTCTGGAAGTAAAGCACAGTAGGAGGCTGAGGCCATGGTGGAAGTACACGCTGGTAGCCTACGCGATGCTCGCCGAGGAGAAATACAGTAAACCCGTTAAGCAAGCACTCCTCATCCTACCGGGCCCCAGGGAGATAAGGCTCGAAGTAGCCTCTGAAGACAGGAGGAGGGTTGAAGAGGCGTTGACAGCGGCTACAGCAATACTCGAAGGGAGGCTCACGCCGAGACCCTACGAATCCCGGAGTTGCATTAACTGCGACTACTCCGCGGCCTGCCGCCTCCTACGCTCCTGAGCCAGCTTCCTTTGTTAAGTGTTTCCCTATTCCTGGAGTTTTGTTGTTACATGTTCGTGAAACACTTCTTCCCGAAACAGTGTTTTGTCCTGGCTCATTGGATTACACGTATGTTTCATTTTCTAGAAACAATAATAATGTAAATATACTTATCTAAGAAACGTAAAGCTTAAATATTACTTAATCCCAATACAGACATGTGGTGAGATACATGTTGGAGAGAGATGAGAGAAAGGCAATTCAGAATGTGGCTAAAGCACTATCCTGGCTGGCAAAGGAGAAGGTGTACAGCCCAATAGATGTGATAGGAGACTCCCTCTCTCCCGCACTGAGGGTCGAGGCGTTGAGAAGGGCCATCAGGATGATAGCTAGCGAGAAGCCCGAGATACTGCCGAGCAAGGAGGATCTGGAGAGAACCATAATGTTATTGCTGGATGAGAAGAGGGGGAAACTAGTTGGAAGCATACTAGCCTCGCTAGCATTGGCGAGTCAGGCATCGGAGAAACTGTTAGAGGAGCCTCCTAAAACCGGGGGTGCGTGAACATGGTGAACCTATGTCTAGCAGCCAGGGTAAGAGCTAATGTTGAAGCATTAAACATGACTGAGACAATCGGCAATGTGAGTAAGCATAGGAGAGCCCCCTACATAATAAGCACTCGCGAAGGATACAAGCTGGTCTATGTTCCAGCGATTAGTGGAGAAAGCCTTGGGCACGCGTTCCAGGCAAACCTCGTAGATGCAGCCCAATACATATATGGGGTTGAGAAGAAGCCCGTGCCCCTAGACCCGTACTCCGCGAGATACGAGTTCGTTAAGTTCAGCGACAGCAAGCACTTGCCCGAAAGCCTCAAGAAGATATTGGAGGAAAGCGGAAAGAAAAAGAAAGAGGGAATAGAGGAACTACAGCACTTATTCGAGAAAACAGCCATACAGGAGAGCATAGTTGCCGACATAGGTGGATTCATGCTTGCCGAGAAGATGCCGGTAAGGAGAACCAGCTTGTTTGAAGTAGGCTATGCAGTCCCCGTTGAGGAAGCAGTATCGGAATCCATCATCGAGGCGCAGATGCATGCTAGACAGGCAGTCGTAGGGCTTGAGGTGGAGGAGAAGACCAGCGGAAAGAAAGCCGGGGAAGAGGCCGGGGAGGGGAAGGAGGCTAAACAACAGATGCTGTATTACGTGGAAGTAGCGTCAACAGTATATGGAATGTCCATGTGCATAGACTTGGGCTCCATCGGCGTTACCTCAATGGTTAAAAGGGAGGAGGCCGTTGCCAAAGACGAAAAGCTGAGGAGGGTAAAGTCAGCTCTGCTCGCACTAGCCATGACCTTTGGATTACAGCTATATGGTGCGAAGAGAAGCAGGTTCAGCCCGGTACTCAGCATAGAAAACATGGTGGCAGTTATCTCGAAACCCCTGCCGATAGCGGCTTCCCCACCACAGGTATCGACATACATTGAGGAGACTGTTTCCAGGGTGCAGAGCACTGTAGCAATGCTCAAGAAGCTTGGAGTAACAGAGGATGCGATAGTACTAGTGTATGGAAAGGATGTCAAGGATGCAGCAGTATTCAAGACGCCTGAAGCATTGTTCGACAAGTTATTCGATGAAGTCTTGAAGAGAGTGGGGTAGCATTCCATGGCTGAGGTAAATAAGCCGTTTTTTATCCACGTCGCATTGTCGCCTCACTCAGCATTGAACTTTGGTACTTTGACTGGAAATAAGAGTAGGCCGGTGTTCACCATACCACCACCTACGACACTAATAGGTGCTCTTTCATACCCTCTAGCTAGGATCGAGGGATCGCCTGAATCAGGTAGGAGGTATATGCCGGCGGTTCTAGCGGGAATTCTCATGGGGGTATATATGCGCCTTGACGGCCCCGCCATTCCCTATGCAACCATCACTAAGATGTGGTTCTACGATCCCGATGACAAGCTGGTGAAAAGCGACGCTTATGGATATCAAAGGCTATATGTTAAACCCAAGTGGAGAGGAGGCCCAACCATAAAGGCTGTCTACATTTTCGACGGAGTCAAGGCTAGAAAAGAGCTTGGAGACAGGTGGAGGGAGAAGCTGGTTGCCAGTGCTACTACGATGGTGAGGCTAGGAGATAAGGAGTCCCTTGTCAGCGTTGACCAGGTGAGTTACGGTGAAGCTGAAATACTCTACTTGGACGAGGTTGTAACACGTTACACGGTTCCATTAAATGACGCCCTCCTGATCGAGCCGGTTGAGCGGTGGCAGGAATTAAAAGTGTATGAGTTCTACGATTGGAGAAAACTAAAGGGACCGGATATCACTGAGCTCCCCACCACTAAGGTGGTCTTCGCGTACGATAGGAGAAACTTCCTCGCAGGCGGGTTGAAGGTGAGGAATCGGAACGCAGGGAAACTTAAGGCTTACAAACTAAAAGTGGGAGAAGAGGTGGAGCATGTTGTCGCCTGGTGAGGAAGGCCAGCACTGTAAAGTCTCCGAGATCGAGATAAAGGTTCCACCCATCCAGTACCCGACAATCAGGAGTCTCGTGCTAAACTTCCTCATTGAGCTGACATCGAAATCGGGTGGAAACTACAGTTTCACCGGAGACACCTTCGTGCTACGCGGCGATGCCTGTGCTACTTTACGCGAAGCATTGCTGGACGTTATCGACGTCTTCGAGTCCAGAAAGAACATAGATGAAAGAGGCGGGTATTGCCCCAAGCTCTCAAGCAATAGAAATGATTTCGACTGGGTTGGTAATAGAATAGCTAACGAAATGGGCTTCCAGATTGAAAAGGATATCACGATATGCGACTTCTTCGTTAAACTCATCAAAGCCTCTGCAGAAATTGTATCGAGAGAGCCCGGGGTAGTGGCAGAGGAGTTGAAAAGCATTAGGATGGATGAAGGGGATATTTACCTCGGGAGGGATGAGAGTGCACAGTATCCTCAGCTACAGGTTTTCAAACTAGAGAAATACAAGTATGGGAAGAAATACTTGAGCTTCACAGAGTTCAAAGGCCAGATGAAGATTTCGTCAATATGGTACAGTATACTAGGGGCTGGCTGGCTCTTATCTTTCTCAGGTTACCTAGGCTCTCTTCTCCTAGCCCACATAGATGAGGATGCCATTCTATCCAGGTTAATGCTGCCGGGCGGGGATCCAGGGGAACTGCTTGGGGCGCTAAAAGA
Coding sequences within it:
- a CDS encoding CRISPR-associated protein Cas5, which encodes MAEVNKPFFIHVALSPHSALNFGTLTGNKSRPVFTIPPPTTLIGALSYPLARIEGSPESGRRYMPAVLAGILMGVYMRLDGPAIPYATITKMWFYDPDDKLVKSDAYGYQRLYVKPKWRGGPTIKAVYIFDGVKARKELGDRWREKLVASATTMVRLGDKESLVSVDQVSYGEAEILYLDEVVTRYTVPLNDALLIEPVERWQELKVYEFYDWRKLKGPDITELPTTKVVFAYDRRNFLAGGLKVRNRNAGKLKAYKLKVGEEVEHVVAW
- the cas7a gene encoding type I-A CRISPR-associated protein Cas7/Csa2, with protein sequence MVNLCLAARVRANVEALNMTETIGNVSKHRRAPYIISTREGYKLVYVPAISGESLGHAFQANLVDAAQYIYGVEKKPVPLDPYSARYEFVKFSDSKHLPESLKKILEESGKKKKEGIEELQHLFEKTAIQESIVADIGGFMLAEKMPVRRTSLFEVGYAVPVEEAVSESIIEAQMHARQAVVGLEVEEKTSGKKAGEEAGEGKEAKQQMLYYVEVASTVYGMSMCIDLGSIGVTSMVKREEAVAKDEKLRRVKSALLALAMTFGLQLYGAKRSRFSPVLSIENMVAVISKPLPIAASPPQVSTYIEETVSRVQSTVAMLKKLGVTEDAIVLVYGKDVKDAAVFKTPEALFDKLFDEVLKRVG
- the cas4 gene encoding CRISPR-associated protein Cas4, whose protein sequence is MLRGSWLLVRDLEEYFFCPFAFYLSRVAGEARAPGLWSEVGKDVQAELSSHVESRYKVIGREVFLESVRLRLRGRVDYVVELHGLPAPLEVKHSRRLRPWWKYTLVAYAMLAEEKYSKPVKQALLILPGPREIRLEVASEDRRRVEEALTAATAILEGRLTPRPYESRSCINCDYSAACRLLRS
- the cas2 gene encoding CRISPR-associated endonuclease Cas2, which codes for MMVLVVYDIADNGLRTRIAEVLKDHGLTRIQKSAFIGDLTPQERETLAEKLSRLQLDETDRIDIFPICERDLKMHILVRRGLVERKLATR